The Solanum pennellii chromosome 11, SPENNV200 genome contains a region encoding:
- the LOC107004946 gene encoding uncharacterized protein LOC107004946 isoform X2: protein MFRISCNGAQKHLFSCLYSTVAAAAAAPANVLAEFLVNSLDFSTKEAISTSAKLSRTKHRHYDPHLLFDLLDEMGMNKSQIKTLVSSSPQLLFCRVDENLKPKIKVLQGLGLSVSQLATFMRRSNFLTRGLDTIIQPNLVYLRDLLPTHHHVAMILIKEPRLFSYNLPKVMPPNISLLQNFGFSTPHILKAFHRHPRFLLNSPEWFERAVHRLVNDFHMPLTSGMFLHGVEVLVLLDESKLERKLDIFRSFGWSDSDICRMVQKLPYCLASSEAKIKTTLKFFMNELGEKMPEMYDLYMKSRS from the coding sequence ATGTTTAGAATTAGTTGCAATGGCGCACAAAAGCATCTTTTTTCCTGCCTTTATTCCACAGTTGCGGCGGCGGCGGCGGCACCTGCTAATGTATTGGCGGAGTTCCTGGTAAACTCACTTGACTTCTCAACAAAAGAAGCCATTTCTACAAGCGCCAAGCTATCTCGTACTAAACACAGACACTATGACCCGCATTTGTTATTTGATCTCCTTGATGAAATGGGTATGAACAAATCACAGATCAAAACTcttgtttcttcttctcctcAATTGTTGTTTTGTCGTGTTGATGAAAATCTCAAACCCAAGATCAAGGTTTTACAAGGACTTGGCTTGTCTGTATCTCAACTTGCTACATTTATGAGAAGAAGCAATTTTTTGACAAGAGGTTTAGATACTATTATACAGCCTAATCTTGTTTATCTAAGAGATTTATTGCCTACTCATCATCATGTTGCTATGATTCTTATAAAAGAGCCTAGGTTGTTTTCCTACAATCTTCCTAAAGTTATGCCACCCAATATATCATTGTTGCAAAATTTTGGCTTTTCAACGCCTCATATTCTCAAGGCTTTTCACAGGCATCCTAGGTTTCTCCTCAATAGTCCTGAGTGGTTTGAGAGAGCAGTACATCGACTAGTAAATGATTTTCATATGCCTCTCACTTCAGGGATGTTTCTTCATGGCGTTGAAGTACTTGTGTTGCTTGATGAATCTAAATTAGAAAGGAAATTAGATATTTTTCGCAGTTTTGGATGGTCTGATTCTGATATCTGCCGAATGGTGCAAAAGCTTCCTTACTGTTTGGCTTCATCAGAGGCTAAGATAAAGACTACATTGAAGTTTTTCATGAACGAATTGGG